In Dehalococcoidales bacterium, one DNA window encodes the following:
- the thiL gene encoding thiamine-phosphate kinase, which produces MKVSEIGEFGLIDQLAEMAYAARDEKQKAWQQLILGIGDDAAAWSGDSSIQLVTVDSLIQGVHFTLDIVSWEDLGWRALAANLSDIAAMGGLPRYALVSLALPGTTEVADVTALYRGMLGLAGQFGVAIAGGNISYAPLVVLDITVLGSNGSRERGILTRSAAKPGDKVAFTGYPGAAAAGLEMLTKDLKFDAEAAISLKRAFQRPYPRVVEGQVLVDQGVKTAIDISDGLIGDLGHICQASQVGARIEVERVPILPEVRKNFGERALELTLSGGEAYELLFTASAEVISKVQAAVTCPVTIIGEITAEQKGKVVLVDARGNTLDLARTGWEHFTTG; this is translated from the coding sequence GTGAAGGTTTCCGAGATTGGTGAATTCGGCCTGATTGACCAGCTGGCGGAGATGGCTTATGCCGCCCGTGATGAGAAACAGAAAGCCTGGCAGCAGCTTATCCTCGGTATCGGCGATGATGCCGCCGCCTGGTCAGGCGACAGCTCCATTCAGCTGGTTACCGTGGATTCCCTGATTCAGGGTGTCCACTTCACCCTGGACATTGTTTCCTGGGAGGACCTGGGCTGGAGGGCGCTGGCGGCTAACCTGAGCGATATCGCCGCCATGGGTGGCCTGCCCCGGTATGCTCTGGTATCACTGGCTCTGCCCGGCACTACCGAGGTCGCCGATGTTACCGCGCTCTACCGGGGGATGCTGGGACTGGCGGGACAGTTCGGGGTGGCTATCGCTGGCGGGAATATCAGCTATGCGCCGCTGGTGGTTCTCGACATTACCGTCTTGGGCAGCAATGGCAGCCGGGAGCGGGGGATACTCACCCGCTCCGCGGCCAAACCCGGTGATAAGGTGGCGTTTACCGGCTATCCGGGAGCGGCGGCAGCCGGGCTGGAGATGCTGACCAAAGACCTGAAGTTTGATGCTGAAGCGGCCATTTCTTTGAAAAGAGCTTTCCAGCGACCGTACCCGCGGGTGGTTGAGGGGCAGGTGCTGGTAGACCAGGGAGTGAAAACGGCGATAGACATCAGCGATGGCTTGATCGGTGACCTGGGGCATATCTGCCAGGCGAGTCAGGTTGGCGCCCGTATCGAGGTTGAGCGTGTGCCTATCCTGCCTGAGGTGCGGAAAAACTTCGGGGAGAGGGCGCTGGAACTGACGTTATCGGGGGGAGAGGCCTATGAGCTTCTGTTTACCGCCAGCGCTGAAGTTATCAGTAAGGTGCAGGCGGCGGTTACCTGCCCGGTGACGATAATCGGAGAGATTACCGCTGAGCAGAAAGGTAAAGTAGTCCTGGTGGATGCCAGAGGAAACACGCTTGACCTGGCTCGAACGGGGTGGGAGCATTTCACCACCGGATAG